One genomic window of Tenacibaculum tangerinum includes the following:
- a CDS encoding DUF349 domain-containing protein has translation MLENNEEKIEKPKLEEQKVSNKDTENAVNEVENEVANESEKADEKHQIPMLDYDSMELEELVDELKKLLKNHPIQQLKSNIDVIKTAFNSKFGALLAQKKEAFLADGGNSIDFQFSSPVKTEYNKLLGEYKNKRDSYYSQLEKQLKENLERRNNLIEELKSLIENADPKTMYNDFQEIQNRWKSVGAVPKTKYNDTWRTYHHHVERFYDLLHLNKDFRELDFKHNLEEKLRLIERAEALNDIEDVNVAFKELQELHRMWKEDIGPVSREHREDVWGRFSEATKKIHDKRHQHYKELKSKHQEMIEAKLAVAAEINAYDTSNNKTHNDWQKSIVEIEKLRKKYFDIGKLPYSKSEAVWQEFKTATKKFNAAKNAFYKQEKSAQNENLKKKMELVELAESIKNSEDWSETTNTMKRIQAEWKKIGHVPRKFSDDIWKRFKNACNHYFDRLHDRKNEENKEQLAVVEAKKDFIEQVKTADISNEEDVQKIVNDWRDLGSLPRNARYLDEKFNKAIETHLDTLDMSKIDIEMIKFKGIIDTYLTQEDYRKLDSEQFFIRKKIDETVREMQQLENNLSFISNATEDNPFVQNVRKGIQEFKDQLDLWQEKLDYLKKLDY, from the coding sequence ATGTTAGAAAATAACGAAGAGAAGATAGAAAAGCCAAAATTAGAAGAACAAAAAGTATCAAATAAAGATACCGAAAACGCAGTTAATGAGGTAGAAAATGAGGTAGCCAACGAATCTGAAAAAGCAGATGAAAAACATCAAATACCTATGCTTGATTACGATTCGATGGAGTTGGAAGAATTGGTAGATGAATTAAAAAAGCTATTAAAAAACCATCCAATTCAACAACTGAAATCAAATATAGATGTAATAAAAACAGCATTTAACTCTAAGTTTGGCGCCCTGTTAGCACAAAAAAAAGAAGCATTTTTAGCTGATGGAGGAAATTCTATAGATTTTCAATTTTCTAGTCCAGTAAAAACAGAATATAACAAGTTACTAGGCGAGTATAAAAATAAGAGAGATTCGTACTATTCTCAGTTAGAAAAACAATTAAAAGAAAACTTAGAGCGAAGAAATAATTTAATTGAAGAGCTGAAGTCTTTAATTGAAAATGCTGACCCTAAAACGATGTATAATGATTTTCAAGAAATTCAAAACCGTTGGAAAAGTGTTGGGGCAGTACCAAAAACAAAGTATAACGATACTTGGAGAACATATCATCACCATGTAGAACGTTTTTACGATTTACTACACTTAAACAAAGATTTTAGAGAGTTAGATTTTAAGCATAACTTAGAGGAAAAATTACGATTAATAGAGCGAGCCGAAGCCCTAAATGATATAGAAGATGTTAATGTTGCGTTTAAAGAGTTGCAAGAGTTACATCGTATGTGGAAAGAGGATATAGGTCCTGTATCAAGAGAACATAGAGAAGATGTTTGGGGTAGATTCAGTGAAGCAACTAAAAAAATTCACGACAAGCGTCATCAGCACTACAAAGAATTGAAGTCGAAACATCAAGAAATGATTGAGGCAAAATTAGCGGTTGCTGCAGAAATAAATGCGTACGATACTTCAAATAATAAAACCCATAACGACTGGCAAAAAAGTATTGTAGAAATAGAAAAACTACGTAAAAAATACTTTGACATAGGAAAGCTGCCTTACAGTAAAAGTGAAGCTGTGTGGCAAGAATTTAAAACAGCTACAAAAAAGTTTAACGCAGCAAAAAATGCGTTCTATAAACAAGAAAAAAGTGCTCAAAATGAGAACTTAAAAAAGAAAATGGAATTGGTAGAGTTAGCTGAAAGTATAAAAAATAGCGAAGACTGGAGCGAAACGACCAATACCATGAAGCGTATTCAAGCAGAATGGAAAAAAATAGGACATGTACCTAGGAAGTTTTCTGATGATATTTGGAAACGATTCAAAAATGCTTGTAATCATTATTTTGACAGGTTGCATGACCGTAAAAATGAAGAAAACAAAGAACAACTAGCAGTTGTAGAAGCTAAAAAAGACTTTATAGAGCAAGTAAAAACAGCCGATATCTCAAACGAAGAAGATGTACAAAAAATAGTAAATGACTGGAGAGATTTAGGATCGTTACCAAGGAACGCACGTTACTTAGACGAAAAATTCAACAAAGCAATTGAAACTCATTTAGATACATTAGATATGAGTAAAATTGATATTGAAATGATAAAGTTTAAAGGTATTATAGATACATATTTAACACAAGAAGATTATAGAAAGTTAGATAGTGAGCAGTTTTTTATTAGAAAAAAAATAGATGAAACTGTACGTGAAATGCAACAGCTAGAAAACAACTTGAGTTTTATTTCAAATGCTACAGAAGATAACCCTTTTGTACAAAATGTTCGTAAAGGAATTCAAGAGTTTAAAGATCAATTAGACCTTTGGCAGGAGAAGTTAGACTACTTAAAAAAGTTAGATTATTAA
- a CDS encoding shikimate dehydrogenase family protein, with product MTKKENKHLYALVGKNISYSFSRGYFTEKFEKLNLNNHEYINFDIQSIQELSQKIKENKKQLKGMNVTIPYKLEVFNFLDRIDKTALKVGAVNTIKITKKGRLKGYNTDVYGFQESLKPLLKKHHKRALILGTGGASKAVAYVFESLGIKYKYVSRNPEGKKQISYQDIDKELIESYFVIINCTPLGTYPNTAQYPSIPYKFLSEKHLLYDLIYNPSETTFLRKGKEQGSMVKNGLEMLELQAEKAWEIWNES from the coding sequence ATGACCAAAAAAGAAAATAAGCATCTCTATGCCTTGGTAGGAAAGAATATTTCGTACTCGTTTTCTAGAGGGTATTTTACTGAAAAGTTTGAAAAACTCAATTTAAATAATCATGAGTATATCAATTTTGATATTCAATCTATACAAGAACTTTCCCAAAAAATAAAAGAGAATAAAAAACAATTAAAAGGAATGAATGTAACCATTCCTTACAAATTAGAGGTTTTTAATTTTCTAGATAGAATAGATAAAACAGCTTTAAAAGTAGGTGCAGTGAATACGATTAAAATCACTAAAAAGGGGAGACTGAAAGGCTACAATACAGATGTTTATGGATTTCAAGAATCATTAAAACCCTTGCTGAAAAAACATCATAAAAGAGCCTTGATTTTAGGAACAGGAGGTGCCTCAAAAGCAGTTGCCTATGTGTTTGAAAGTTTAGGAATTAAATATAAATACGTATCTAGAAATCCCGAAGGTAAAAAACAAATTTCTTATCAAGATATTGATAAAGAACTCATCGAATCGTATTTTGTTATTATTAATTGTACACCCCTTGGTACGTATCCAAATACAGCGCAATACCCAAGTATACCTTATAAGTTTTTATCAGAAAAGCACTTGTTGTATGATTTGATATACAATCCCTCAGAAACGACATTTTTACGTAAAGGAAAAGAGCAAGGTTCTATGGTAAAAAATGGATTAGAAATGCTAGAACTTCAAGCAGAAAAAGCATGGGAAATATGGAACGAGAGCTAA
- a CDS encoding DUF368 domain-containing protein has translation MYKDRTLSEKINLFFKGLIMGGANKVPGVSGGMVAFVMGFYEELIYTFQRINGKAFKLLFNGRFKSFANYTNLQFLVWVMGGSIFSYFSVSLVLDYFLKNYQLYVWSWFFGMIIGSIYYISKDFGKWTPKTIIALLIGASVGISISFMTPATENDNLWFVFLCGIIGVSGMTLPGLSGSFILILLGNYVLLLVDSVNVLGNVITNVLSGNFEVLQDPVKIRYLKIIGVFTAGSAFGLVSISHVLGYVLKRWHQIVTALIIGFITGSLGVVWPWKETIYKKKDGIFLLDQKGNKIIENYQRFIPDFNSQETWISIGFIIIGIVLILIIDFYDQKRK, from the coding sequence ATGTATAAAGACCGTACGCTTTCAGAAAAAATCAATCTTTTTTTTAAAGGATTGATTATGGGAGGAGCTAACAAAGTACCAGGAGTTTCTGGTGGTATGGTAGCTTTTGTAATGGGTTTTTATGAAGAACTTATTTACACTTTTCAACGAATAAACGGAAAAGCGTTTAAGCTGTTGTTTAATGGACGATTTAAGAGTTTTGCTAATTATACCAACCTACAATTTTTAGTATGGGTAATGGGCGGTAGTATTTTTAGCTACTTTAGTGTTTCTTTGGTTTTAGATTACTTTCTTAAAAACTACCAATTATATGTTTGGTCATGGTTCTTCGGAATGATCATAGGTTCTATTTACTATATATCAAAAGATTTTGGTAAATGGACACCCAAAACTATTATAGCTTTGCTCATAGGAGCCTCAGTAGGAATTTCTATTAGTTTCATGACACCCGCTACTGAAAATGATAACTTGTGGTTCGTCTTTTTATGCGGAATAATTGGGGTTTCTGGCATGACTTTACCAGGGCTTTCGGGTTCATTTATTCTTATATTATTAGGCAATTACGTGTTGTTGTTAGTAGATAGTGTAAACGTGTTAGGAAATGTAATAACCAATGTGTTATCAGGTAATTTTGAAGTATTACAAGACCCTGTAAAAATCCGTTACCTAAAAATTATTGGAGTTTTTACAGCAGGTTCAGCATTTGGACTTGTATCTATCTCACATGTGTTAGGTTATGTTTTAAAAAGATGGCATCAAATAGTAACAGCACTAATCATAGGTTTTATCACAGGATCTTTAGGAGTTGTTTGGCCCTGGAAAGAAACCATTTATAAAAAAAAGGACGGTATATTTTTACTCGATCAAAAAGGAAATAAAATCATTGAAAATTATCAGCGGTTTATTCCCGATTTTAACAGTCAGGAAACATGGATTTCAATAGGATTTATTATTATTGGAATTGTATTAATATTAATTATTGATTTTTATGACCAAAAAAGAAAATAA